In Lycium ferocissimum isolate CSIRO_LF1 chromosome 7, AGI_CSIRO_Lferr_CH_V1, whole genome shotgun sequence, the sequence CCTCATACTGGATTGACAGTGAGCAGAGAATAGGTCCTGGAAACAAAATAAGTTACAAGTTACTGGTGAGCTGATATACACCCTGTGATTTGCAACTAAATTTGAATAGAGTATTTTGGTTCTGATAACCTTTATCTTAACAGCACGGTGAGTTGGTTGAGAAAGAGAACTTCTTACCAGAGGGTCCTATTACAGTTGGGGTGACATCTGGTGCATCCACCCCCGATAAGGTAATTCTACTGAAGCTGCTAGTATGATTTCGCTTCCTTCTCAAATTACTCCCTTATTCAAGCTAATCAGCAGAGTTGATAATGTACACCTCTGTATTTACCCGTGCTTAACAAACCTTATATTCTTCCATATCAGTTACCGATCAAAGGCTAGTTAATTAGCTCACAATTAGCAACTTACTCAATAATTTTATCATTTGAATCAATTTCAGAAAATactaaagaataaatatgaaGAGCCCATCCCCCTCTTTCCATTTGTCACTGCACAGAGGAAAATGTGGACGTAACAAAGGCTATCAACTTGTTTCGACCTAGGATAATaatgttgaaaaatgaaaaaagtcccacatcggtggTTAATGAGATGGGTGGTCTCCTTATATGAACTCGGGCAATCCTctcctcatgagctagcttttggggttgagttaggcccaagatccatttctttacaAATAAGCTCATGAGCTTGGTCTTACTTCACTATTcccataaaaggaaaaagatggcGGATAAAAGATTTGTTATTTTGCCTTTATATTCATCCTTTTCCTTCTACTTCTTATGTTGCCAATCCAAGTGATATGCTTCCAACTAGGAAGTTGTTAAACACATTGATGTTTATGCTTGGCATAATTGGCTCTAGCGTGACCGCATCGTCACAATGAGAAAATGGACTTTTGCAGGTTGTTGAAGATGTCCTTATCAAGGTGTTTGATATCAAGCGCGAAGAAGCCTTACAATTGGCCTAAGGAAGATTGGAACTCCAAGATAATAGGAGTGCGGCAATTTGGttccacaaaaataaaataaaatttgtaggATATGCCACAGGTGCTAGCTCCAACTATGCTAAATATATGCGTTCTTGTATAACTCTGGCTTTTTAATATTGATATATGCCACTGCCTAGCTTCTGTAGTAATGTCAACCTTGCCTGAATCAATGTCAATATGCCGGGGAGTCATGTGCTGTCATTTAGATAAAGTAATATGCAGTTCTTAGAAGGAGAAGATTACTTGCCGATAAGAGTAAATATTCGATAAATTAGTTTAAAAgctaatttttctaaaaagcaaacagattaatatttttataattttgatgACTGCCTGTTTTTTGTATACAAATCTGTTTTGAAAATTCTTTCCAGTTTGAATACAAGTGGAGCAGAGTCCTGTGAGTAATTTATGCCTAATTCTTGAATACATTAAGGGGAGATATTTCCGTTGTCATCATAtaagaaaatgaattaagaGTCACCTGTTTGGACCAAGTGCTTCAGTCGAAACACATAGATTTAGATGCTGTAATTCATGTGAGAGTCTAATCCGAAAAATTATGgtatatttttatccaaaaaaaaaaaattggagaaaagagAGTTGAAAAAGACCCCCAACTTTTGTGGGTGAAGAATCAAATTTTACTTAATAGTTTACTTGAAAAGTCTGCTAACTTCTCCCAAAATTGAGTATGAATGTTAGTATATCATATGATAAAAAATGCCACGACATCACGAGCCTAGCTGACTCTCCACTGGGCCACCAAATGTCCTCACTCTCTCCTCTGCTTGAAGTGCCTGCAATCATGTGATTTCTTAGTTTTATTAATCCTATCTAGATCTAAAAACAACAATAAATGTGGTTTTAGGCTTATATAAGTTCAACTTTATTTGCTTCTCAGTTTCTTGAATAAAAATAGTAAGCTTTGACTTCAAGGGGTCGGAGGAAACAAGTTCTTTTACACTATTAGTGTAATTTAACCTTATGTGATAAGTTGTCTGTCTTATTTTCCAGATAACTAGTTCCACTTAACTATTACGGCAATTACCAGTACTTACATTTAAGTAAACTCAATCTTAATTACCTCTTTGTGCCAATTCGTTCGACCAATAATAACAAATAGGATGATTGTTTGAAGTAAGCTGCCACCAAGCATTGCAGACCAGACACCCTGAACGCCAAGATTAGTTTTGTAGCCAAGAATTGCTCCTATTGGCAGACCcaaaccataataacatccaaaGTTTACTATGGCCACTAGAAATTGCCATCCTGCACCAATTGCTACACCTACAAATGTTACATTCATCAGTATCCGACTTTACCGTTATAGTGGGTAAAACAGTTATTGGCATTACTGTTATAGTTGGTAAAtttaagttattttaatgtGAGGTACAAAAAGTTACATACCATGGAGAACAGGTTGGATGCTGCTAATGAAGATGGTTAATGCAAGAATATAGCCCAACTTGGATGTCTCACTTATAACATGTTGCTCTTTAGAGAACATTCTTGGAAACTGGTTCTTCGTGGCCAATATGATAACTGCAAAAAAGACTCCAACTATTGCTGATATCAAGACATTCACTCCGACAGTGAATTTTGCAGCTTTTGGATTTCCAGCCCCCAGTTCATTTGAAACTCTCACACTGAAATTTGGAACACTATATTTGAGCCAATCTAATTCCACTTTAATATCAATTACTAAAAGTAACCAAAAAGAGATGTTTGAAACTGCTAACCTGGCTGATATACTGAAACCAAGAGCAACCATTAGTGTCCATACTTGCAAATTCATGCTGCAATATCCAAAAAAGTACTAAGGAGTCAGAATGCTAAAAACAAGGGGGGTTGGAGATTGAATAAAGGTACGTATGAATGaatttatggaatatattttaCCAGATTGATATCGAGTCAATAGCAATTGCAGCATCCTTCAAGCCTCCTACAATTAAGATCACTGCTGTATAGTACCATACCTCTAAACTGCCATGGTTAGATCCATTCATCAGAAAAATGATTGATTCACAGTATATGTGGTACGACGGAAGTCACTTTACATAGAAAATGCtttcttggaaaatattttctagtgtttggttggtgaaaggaaaatactttccaaaaaaatttatactaaaaatagtggtaaggaaaatgacttccgcCCGTAAGTGAGGAAGTCATCTTTCCCCTTTAGATGGAAATTGTTTTCCTTgtaaccaaacactagaaaatgaCTTACTCATAGCAAGCATTTTCCTAGTGAATGACTTCTGTCGTACCAAATGCACTTCGAAGAGGTATTGAAGCTGAATTAGTAGTCATTGACCACTTACCATAACATTACTGCTGAGGAAATTGAGAGCTTCAAGAATTTGGTTAATGACTTAAAAGCCAAATATGAAAAACCAGTCCATGCCTCAGGAAACCAACCACCCACAATGTATATAATCTTAACCACAGTTAATATCCAGAAAGATATATTCCCAGCTATTGCAGCACCAACAAGTCCCATACCCAACTTTGTCACAAAAATCCAATTCAACAGCACATGAATTGCCAATGTCAAGATTGAACTAAAAGCCATGAACCAAACTTTGCTCTGAGCTTGAAGAAACTTCTCTGTGGGATAATTCAGTGCACTTGCAATTATTTCAGGAATTATCCAAATTGCATATTTACCAGCTAGATCAGATATTTTTGGATCTTGATGTAGGAGCCTTAGTATTCGTGACGCGAATACATAGGCCGGTGTCAAGAGCAATGTTGTCACCATACTAATAATCCATGATCTTTGCAAGTAAATTCCAAGCATGTTGAATTCTCCAGCACCAACTGCTTGACCACAAAGCGTCTCGAGTGCACTTCCTAATCCTAACTAGTAATATTCAAGAATTTAACACAAAATGAGTCAACTAATCCATCATATATGAGTAGAGGCGTATCTAAGGCAAATTTTATAGATTCATTGTTTTCAGCTTGAGCTATCATATACTCCTCCCATCCCAGTTTATGTGACACAGTTCggattttgagagtcaaatttcttcttttttagcaTGAATTTGGACATCCAATCTttatgttttttgaaaaataatccacgtatttagaaactacataaaaagtattatacGTCACAAtagttaacaattcaaaatatttaataggGTATACTAATAAATCACGATAAAAAAATTtcttgtttgactctcgaaaaacaAAAAGTGTCTCATTCTGAACTGACTTTAAATCTTAGATTTGCCTCTATATATAAATGCCACGAGAACATTATTAAGGGAATTATGATAGCATACCATTATTCCGAATATGAAGCCTAGTAGAACATTTTGAACTTCTGATACTGCAGCAAGCTCAACATCTCCAAGTTGACCAACAAAAGCAGCAGTGATAAAGTCCAAAGAGAACACAGAAACTGAAGTTATAATAGCTGGTCCAGCTATATGCCAcactttcttgaattcttcCCACCATTTATTTGCTATCAATTTCCTATTCGGAAAGTACATTGCTTTCTTCCATATTCTTAAAGGCTTTCCTTCCATTTTTGGATGCTCTTGCAACACTTCAATGTCACTTCTGTTGTAGCATACACAATAAATAAGTGGTCTGCTGGCTCAAACTATAGATATgtccaaaaaataattaaaaatgtaGATACATATAATAAGAACACATTCATTCTGAATCCATTGACTCTAGATTCTGGAATTCACCTCTGCACTTAGTCGATCCCTCCATTTATcgatttaaaaaagaagaagaataagagtGGGATAATATCTTCTCTCTAGTTCATTGAAAACACCATTAAACTCATAGggattatacaaaattattattatatgcagAGTGGTGTATACGTTTCTAGCTATTAGTCAATTGTAGTAAAATATACAAGTATTTTGTCACATATGGATTGAAATATGTctccacaacaaccaaattaagTACATGGTACTGAAAATTGAGCTgtcaaatatttgaattttacaAGCTTCTAACTAAGCACATCCAGTCCTTCCAAAGAAATATTACATGAGATAATAGTTTGGTCTGGTGGACgcctaatagcctgtttggctaagcttatTTTCCCcctaaaagtacttatttttttaataagtgcttatttttaaaaagtgaagtgtttcgtgtttttataaaaataagacTTTTGGGATTAAAGGTTAGAAATGCTTTTTGAAGCTAAAATAGCTTTTTTTGCCTAAAagactttttttcaaaaagatttGAGCAAAAAATACATATAAGCAACTTTAGCTTCTTAAACACTAATTGTCATTAAAAGatcttttaaattaattggccaaacataaactgcttttagccaaaagtacttttgaaaaaaatactttttaaaataaattatttttaaaagcttggtcaaacaagCTATAAGTTGACTTCGTCTTATTCTCTTATTAACcttttattttccaaaaaaggaaaaaaactacCAAAGGAAAATTAATAAATCTTCAATAGCATGATTCAGTTTTCTTGATTGGCTTTCTTAAAAAGCGCCATTTAGCAGGTTTTGTTTAatgattttcctaaaaaaaaaaaaaaaaatgcagattCAGTTGTATCTAGGCAATGACTAATAGCATATCTGTCAAACAATCTGTTTTCGGTGAGAAAATAAGGTGCATATATGTTTCTGTGTATTAAACAGGAATTTTTCTTGTAAAAGAAAATATCAAGATTAGATGTAAATATTCAGATACTTAGATTTATACCATGCTTGAAAGAAAATTGAGGCAACAAAGAATCCaatgagaaaataattaaaaaaaaagaagggctGCAGAGAGGGGAATCCACCCATGTTACTagggaaattttttaaaaaatagatcttaattcaaggaaaaaaaaattaaaactatcAAAGGGATATTTAAACAAGCAAAAGACTGTTTAAATTATCAACAAAGAGCCAAAAACTGCATATAGACCTTATAAAGGTTGATGAAATAACAGGTATCTGACCTTATAATCTGTTGAGAGGGCTGTTAATTCTCttcatgataattttttttttttttttttactggtaCTCTTTATAATAGAGCTCCAACATacattaaaagtaaaaaattaattaagcaTATAATCTTGACTAGATACCAGCATTTTGaatttataaattttcattacaaaaaaataaggcatttaataattataaatgCTAAATGGAAACAAATCCATGAGCTTTTAATGTTTCAAGATTCTTTTCTTAAGACCGGCGTTGtgattaaatttaacaaaatccGTGGCTTTTAATAAATCCATTTAAGGAACTGTGAAATGAAAGAGGAAATGTTCAGCTTTCGTTTTGAGTTTCATTGTCGAAAACTAACACATGGTGCACCTTCAaaggaaatatttttaagttagcTCAGTACAAGAATATTGATGAAGAGCTTGATCCAATATGAAAGATTGAAGCAAAATTTATTCAGAAAGTAATACAATTTGACAGTCTAAATCTACAGtgtgaacatttttttttttctcctcaaatCGCAACGAGCAACAAAACAATCCTTTGCATCTTCATGGTTAGAGTCTCGAGCCATTGCAGCACTTATCACGTTGGTTAAACACCAGGTATAaagtaagaaagaaaatataagaCTTGCAATCAGGTCAATTTGTGACCGAATTATTATTGCAGTCCTGAACAAATCTAATACAAAATTTTCCACTAGGAACGGTTTTTACTACATTATACCTATCCATTTCTTGTATGCTCTACTTTAAGGGCCTGTGTTTATTCCCATTTGCTCTTACTGTCATGTTACTACTGGCATAGGCGAGGTACTATGCGaatcaatttgctcaatcccatCTTGAGTAGGCTGGTCGCCATATGTTCTGATGCGCTCTTCAGCGTGAATTGCCTGCATCAGATAATGTATACATTCACTGTTATTTTACTCATAAACAACGGTTTTAACTTACATACACTTACAGAATAAAGAAATTTTACACTATTAGTGTAACTTTAACCTGAGTAGCGGGTTGCTTGCCTAATAGGAGGCAGTGACGTGTAGTTGTATTTTTTGAGATAATTACATTTTTTAGACCgctcaaaagaataata encodes:
- the LOC132064975 gene encoding protein DETOXIFICATION 33-like isoform X1 — encoded protein: MEGKPLRIWKKAMYFPNRKLIANKWWEEFKKVWHIAGPAIITSVSVFSLDFITAAFVGQLGDVELAAVSEVQNVLLGFIFGIMLGLGSALETLCGQAVGAGEFNMLGIYLQRSWIISMVTTLLLTPAYVFASRILRLLHQDPKISDLAGKYAIWIIPEIIASALNYPTEKFLQAQSKVWFMAFSSILTLAIHVLLNWIFVTKLGMGLVGAAIAGNISFWILTVVKIIYIVGGWFPEAWTGFSYLAFKSLTKFLKLSISSAVMLCLEVWYYTAVILIVGGLKDAAIAIDSISICMNLQVWTLMVALGFSISARLAVSNISFWLLLVIDIKVELDWLKYSVPNFSVRVSNELGAGNPKAAKFTVGVNVLISAIVGVFFAVIILATKNQFPRMFSKEQHVISETSKLGYILALTIFISSIQPVLHGVAIGAGWQFLVAIVNFGCYYGLGLPIGAILGYKTNLGVQGVWSAMLGGSLLQTIILFVIIGRTNWHKEALQAEERVRTFGGPVESQLGS
- the LOC132064975 gene encoding protein DETOXIFICATION 33-like isoform X2 yields the protein MEGKPLRIWKKAMYFPNRKLIANKWWEEFKKVWHIAGPAIITSVSVFSLDFITAAFVGQLGDVELAAVSEVQNVLLGFIFGIMLGLGSALETLCGQAVGAGEFNMLGIYLQRSWIISMVTTLLLTPAYVFASRILRLLHQDPKISDLAGKYAIWIIPEIIASALNYPTEKFLQAQSKVWFMAFSSILTLAIHVLLNWIFVTKLGMGLVGAAIAGNISFWILTVVKIIYIVGGWFPEAWTGFSYLAFKSLTKFLKLSISSAVMLCLEVWYYTAVILIVGGLKDAAIAIDSISICMNLQVWTLMVALGFSISASVRVSNELGAGNPKAAKFTVGVNVLISAIVGVFFAVIILATKNQFPRMFSKEQHVISETSKLGYILALTIFISSIQPVLHGVAIGAGWQFLVAIVNFGCYYGLGLPIGAILGYKTNLGVQGVWSAMLGGSLLQTIILFVIIGRTNWHKEALQAEERVRTFGGPVESQLGS